From Pseudopipra pipra isolate bDixPip1 chromosome 9, bDixPip1.hap1, whole genome shotgun sequence, a single genomic window includes:
- the RTCA gene encoding RNA 3'-terminal phosphate cyclase, with translation MDGDRVDVDGGIMEGGGQILRVSTALSCLLGLPLRVRRIRAGRNQPGLRPQHLSGLEIVRDLCDGKLNGGEIGSTEITFTPGKIKGGTHIADTKTAGSVCLLMQVAMPCVLFAASPSELHLKGGTNAEMAPQIDYTVMVFKPIIEKFNFTFNCDIKKRGYYPQGGGEVVVRMSPVKELSPINLTERGTVTKIYGRAFVAGALPIKLAKDMSSAAVRCIRKEIRDLYINIQPVREPDDQAVGTGSGIIIVAETSTGCLLAGSSLGKRGKNSDKVGIEAAEMLLKNLKHGGTVDDSLQDQLIIFMALAKGVSRVKSGPITLHTQTAIHFAEQLTKAKFTVTKAEDEDPSNDTYIIECQGVGMINPNL, from the exons ATGGACGGGGACAGGGTGGACGTAGACGGCGGGATCATGGAGGGG GGCGGGCAGATCCTGCGGGTGTCCACGGCGCTGAGCTGcctgctggggctgccgctgcggGTGCGCCGGATCCGCGCCGGGCGGAACCAGCCCGGCCTCAG GCCTCAGCATCTGTCTGGATTGGAGATTGTTCGGGATCTGTGTGATGGGAAGCTGAATGGTGGAGAAATTGGCTCAACAGAAATAACCTTCACTCCTGGGAAGATCAAAGGTGGAACCCACATAGCAGATACAAAAACAGCAGG GAGCGTGTGTCTACTGATGCAGGTAGCAATGCCCTGTGTGCTGTTTGCTGCTTCCCCATCAGAGCTTCATTTAAAAGGTGGGACTAATGCTGAGATGGCTCCTCAGATAGACTACACAGTCATG gtttttaagCCAATAATTGAAAAGTTCAACTTCACATTTAACTGTGACATAAAAAAGAG GGGCTACTATcctcagggaggtggtgaagtTGTGGTCCGGATGTCTCCAGTCAAAGAGTTGAGCCCGATCAACTTAACAGAACGTGGCACAGTGACAAAGATATATGGAAGAGCATTTGTTGCTGGAGCACTGCCTATCAAA CTGGCAAAAGACATGTCATCAGCAGCAGTGAGATGCATcagaaaagaaatcagagaTCTTTATATTAACATTCAGCCTGTTCGAGAACCTGATGATCAAGCTGTAGGGACTGGAAGTGGAATAAT CATTGTTGCAGAGACTTCAACAGGTTGTTTGTTAGCTGGGTCATCACTTGGCAAGAGAG GAAAGAATTCTGACAAGGTTGGCATTGAAGCAGCTGAGATGCTGCTTAAGAATCTTAAACATGGTGGAACTGTGGATGATTCTCTGCAAGACCAG ctgatcaTTTTTATGGCTCTAGCAAAGGGAGTGTCTAGAGTGAAAAGTGGACCAATTACACTTCATACTCAAACAGCTATACACTTTGCAGAGCAGCTAACAAAG GCCAAATTTACTGTGACAAAAGCAGAAGACGAAGATCCCAGTAATGATACCTACATCATTGAGTGCCAAGGAGTGGGGATGATAAACCCAAACTTATAG